The proteins below come from a single Vanessa tameamea isolate UH-Manoa-2023 chromosome 15, ilVanTame1 primary haplotype, whole genome shotgun sequence genomic window:
- the LOC113399119 gene encoding glycogen synthase kinase-3 beta isoform X5 produces the protein MSGRPRTTSFAEGSKSVRKTFENQPPKPLGGVKISSDVDTPKKTELASEKKTASSHRKDGSKVTTVVATPGQGPDRPQEVSYADMKLIGNGSFGVVYQAKLCDTGELIAIKKVLQDKRFKNRELQIMRRLEHCNIVKLKYFFYSSGEKKDEVYLNLVLEYIPETVYKVARHYAKDEQTIPISFIKLYMYQLFRSLAYIHSLGICHRDIKPQNLLLDPKTGVLKLCDFGSAKHLVRGEPNVSYICSRYYRAPELIFGAIDYTTKIDVWSAGCVVAELLLGQPIFPGDSGVDQLVEIIKVLGTPTREQIREMNPNYTEFKFPQIKSHPWAKVFRACTPPDAISLVSRLLEYTPGARLSPLQACAHSFFDELREPNARLPNGRPLPPLFNFTEYELAIQPSLNDFLKPRAAPAPDAQAPAAPVAGAAPDHDAPGENAASGPSGGSPGAS, from the exons ATGAGCGGACGCCCTAGGACCACGTCATTCGCCGAGGGCAGCAAATCCGTTCGAAAAACATTCGAAAATCAACCACCGAAACCATTAGGAGGAGTAAAAATTAGCA GCGACGTGGATACACCTAAAAAGACCGAGCTGGCTTCGGAAAAGAAAACTGCCTCCTCGCATC GCAAGGACGGCTCGAAGGTGACTACCGTGGTAGCGACGCCGGGGCAAGGCCCCGACAGGCCGCAGGAGGTGAGCTATGCCGACATGAAGCTCATCGGTAACGGCAGCTTCGGCGTCGTCTACCAGGCCAAGCTGTGCGACACTGGCGAGCTCATTGCCATCAAGAAGGTGCTCCAGGACAAAAGGTTTAAG AACCGAGAGCTGCAAATCATGCGACGACTGGAGCATTGTAATATTGTCAAGTTGAAATACTTCTTTTACTCAAGCGGAGAAAAG AAAGATGAAGTGTACCTGAATTTGGTGCTGGAGTACATACCAGAGACAGTGTATAAAGTTGCACGTCATTACGCCAAAGATGAACAAACCATACCCATTAGTTTTATAAAG cTGTACATGTACCAGTTGTTCCGAAGCCTCGCGTACATCCACTCGCTGGGCATCTGCCACCGGGACATCAAGCCGCAGAACCTGCTGCTGGACCCGAAGACGGGCGTGCTGAAGCTGTGCGACTTCGGCTCGGCCAAGCACCTCGTGCGCGGCGAGCCCAACGTGTCCTACATCTGCTCGCGGTACTACCGCGCGCCGGAGCTCATCTTCGGCGCCATAGACTATACTACGAAAATTG ACGTATGGAGTGCAGGCTGCGTCGTCGCAGAGCTGTTGCTCGGACAGCCGATATTCCCCGGAGACTCCGGTGTAGACCAGCTCGTTGAAATTATCAAG GTTCTAGGTACTCCAACTCGAGAGCAAATACGCGAAATGAATCCTAACTACACAGAATTCAAGTTTCCACAAATCAAAAGTCATCCTTGGGCAAAG GTGTTCCGCGCGTGCACGCCGCCGGACGCCATCTCGCTGGTGTCGCGCCTGCTGGAGTACACGCCGGGCGCGCGCCTGTCGCCGCTGCAGGCGTGCGCGCACAGCTTCTTCGACGAGCTGCGCGAGCCCAACGCGCGCCTGCCCAACGGCCGCCCGCTGCCGCCGCTCTTCAACTTCACGGAGTACGAGCTGGCCATCCAGCCCTCGCTCAACGACTTCCTCAagccgcgcgccgcgcccgcgcccgacGCGCaggcgcccgccgcgcccgtcGCCGGCGCCGCGCCCGACCACGACGCGCCAG GCGAGAACGCGGCGAGTGGGCCCAGCGGCGGCTCCCCGGGCGCGTCGTAG
- the LOC113399119 gene encoding glycogen synthase kinase-3 beta isoform X6, with translation MSGRPRTTSFAEGSKSVRKTFENQPPKPLGGVKISSKDGSKVTTVVATPGQGPDRPQEVSYADMKLIGNGSFGVVYQAKLCDTGELIAIKKVLQDKRFKNRELQIMRRLEHCNIVKLKYFFYSSGEKVAVPDAVSSLLNAMQSLEVAKDEVYLNLVLEYIPETVYKVARHYAKDEQTIPISFIKLYMYQLFRSLAYIHSLGICHRDIKPQNLLLDPKTGVLKLCDFGSAKHLVRGEPNVSYICSRYYRAPELIFGAIDYTTKIDVWSAGCVVAELLLGQPIFPGDSGVDQLVEIIKVLGTPTREQIREMNPNYTEFKFPQIKSHPWAKVFRACTPPDAISLVSRLLEYTPGARLSPLQACAHSFFDELREPNARLPNGRPLPPLFNFTEYELAIQPSLNDFLKPRAAPAPDAQAPAAPVAGAAPDHDAPGENAASGPSGGSPGAS, from the exons ATGAGCGGACGCCCTAGGACCACGTCATTCGCCGAGGGCAGCAAATCCGTTCGAAAAACATTCGAAAATCAACCACCGAAACCATTAGGAGGAGTAAAAATTAGCA GCAAGGACGGCTCGAAGGTGACTACCGTGGTAGCGACGCCGGGGCAAGGCCCCGACAGGCCGCAGGAGGTGAGCTATGCCGACATGAAGCTCATCGGTAACGGCAGCTTCGGCGTCGTCTACCAGGCCAAGCTGTGCGACACTGGCGAGCTCATTGCCATCAAGAAGGTGCTCCAGGACAAAAGGTTTAAG AACCGAGAGCTGCAAATCATGCGACGACTGGAGCATTGTAATATTGTCAAGTTGAAATACTTCTTTTACTCAAGCGGAGAAAAG GTGGCAGTGCCCGACGCAGTTAGCTCTCTGCTAAACGCAATGCAGTCTCTAGAAGTCGCA AAAGATGAAGTGTACCTGAATTTGGTGCTGGAGTACATACCAGAGACAGTGTATAAAGTTGCACGTCATTACGCCAAAGATGAACAAACCATACCCATTAGTTTTATAAAG cTGTACATGTACCAGTTGTTCCGAAGCCTCGCGTACATCCACTCGCTGGGCATCTGCCACCGGGACATCAAGCCGCAGAACCTGCTGCTGGACCCGAAGACGGGCGTGCTGAAGCTGTGCGACTTCGGCTCGGCCAAGCACCTCGTGCGCGGCGAGCCCAACGTGTCCTACATCTGCTCGCGGTACTACCGCGCGCCGGAGCTCATCTTCGGCGCCATAGACTATACTACGAAAATTG ACGTATGGAGTGCAGGCTGCGTCGTCGCAGAGCTGTTGCTCGGACAGCCGATATTCCCCGGAGACTCCGGTGTAGACCAGCTCGTTGAAATTATCAAG GTTCTAGGTACTCCAACTCGAGAGCAAATACGCGAAATGAATCCTAACTACACAGAATTCAAGTTTCCACAAATCAAAAGTCATCCTTGGGCAAAG GTGTTCCGCGCGTGCACGCCGCCGGACGCCATCTCGCTGGTGTCGCGCCTGCTGGAGTACACGCCGGGCGCGCGCCTGTCGCCGCTGCAGGCGTGCGCGCACAGCTTCTTCGACGAGCTGCGCGAGCCCAACGCGCGCCTGCCCAACGGCCGCCCGCTGCCGCCGCTCTTCAACTTCACGGAGTACGAGCTGGCCATCCAGCCCTCGCTCAACGACTTCCTCAagccgcgcgccgcgcccgcgcccgacGCGCaggcgcccgccgcgcccgtcGCCGGCGCCGCGCCCGACCACGACGCGCCAG GCGAGAACGCGGCGAGTGGGCCCAGCGGCGGCTCCCCGGGCGCGTCGTAG
- the LOC113399119 gene encoding glycogen synthase kinase-3 beta isoform X8: protein MSGRPRTTSFAEGSKSVRKTFENQPPKPLGGVKISSKDGSKVTTVVATPGQGPDRPQEVSYADMKLIGNGSFGVVYQAKLCDTGELIAIKKVLQDKRFKNRELQIMRRLEHCNIVKLKYFFYSSGEKKDEVYLNLVLEYIPETVYKVARHYAKDEQTIPISFIKLYMYQLFRSLAYIHSLGICHRDIKPQNLLLDPKTGVLKLCDFGSAKHLVRGEPNVSYICSRYYRAPELIFGAIDYTTKIDVWSAGCVVAELLLGQPIFPGDSGVDQLVEIIKVLGTPTREQIREMNPNYTEFKFPQIKSHPWAKVFRACTPPDAISLVSRLLEYTPGARLSPLQACAHSFFDELREPNARLPNGRPLPPLFNFTEYELAIQPSLNDFLKPRAAPAPDAQAPAAPVAGAAPDHDAPGENAASGPSGGSPGAS, encoded by the exons ATGAGCGGACGCCCTAGGACCACGTCATTCGCCGAGGGCAGCAAATCCGTTCGAAAAACATTCGAAAATCAACCACCGAAACCATTAGGAGGAGTAAAAATTAGCA GCAAGGACGGCTCGAAGGTGACTACCGTGGTAGCGACGCCGGGGCAAGGCCCCGACAGGCCGCAGGAGGTGAGCTATGCCGACATGAAGCTCATCGGTAACGGCAGCTTCGGCGTCGTCTACCAGGCCAAGCTGTGCGACACTGGCGAGCTCATTGCCATCAAGAAGGTGCTCCAGGACAAAAGGTTTAAG AACCGAGAGCTGCAAATCATGCGACGACTGGAGCATTGTAATATTGTCAAGTTGAAATACTTCTTTTACTCAAGCGGAGAAAAG AAAGATGAAGTGTACCTGAATTTGGTGCTGGAGTACATACCAGAGACAGTGTATAAAGTTGCACGTCATTACGCCAAAGATGAACAAACCATACCCATTAGTTTTATAAAG cTGTACATGTACCAGTTGTTCCGAAGCCTCGCGTACATCCACTCGCTGGGCATCTGCCACCGGGACATCAAGCCGCAGAACCTGCTGCTGGACCCGAAGACGGGCGTGCTGAAGCTGTGCGACTTCGGCTCGGCCAAGCACCTCGTGCGCGGCGAGCCCAACGTGTCCTACATCTGCTCGCGGTACTACCGCGCGCCGGAGCTCATCTTCGGCGCCATAGACTATACTACGAAAATTG ACGTATGGAGTGCAGGCTGCGTCGTCGCAGAGCTGTTGCTCGGACAGCCGATATTCCCCGGAGACTCCGGTGTAGACCAGCTCGTTGAAATTATCAAG GTTCTAGGTACTCCAACTCGAGAGCAAATACGCGAAATGAATCCTAACTACACAGAATTCAAGTTTCCACAAATCAAAAGTCATCCTTGGGCAAAG GTGTTCCGCGCGTGCACGCCGCCGGACGCCATCTCGCTGGTGTCGCGCCTGCTGGAGTACACGCCGGGCGCGCGCCTGTCGCCGCTGCAGGCGTGCGCGCACAGCTTCTTCGACGAGCTGCGCGAGCCCAACGCGCGCCTGCCCAACGGCCGCCCGCTGCCGCCGCTCTTCAACTTCACGGAGTACGAGCTGGCCATCCAGCCCTCGCTCAACGACTTCCTCAagccgcgcgccgcgcccgcgcccgacGCGCaggcgcccgccgcgcccgtcGCCGGCGCCGCGCCCGACCACGACGCGCCAG GCGAGAACGCGGCGAGTGGGCCCAGCGGCGGCTCCCCGGGCGCGTCGTAG
- the LOC113399119 gene encoding glycogen synthase kinase-3 beta isoform X2, whose translation MSGRPRTTSFAEGSKSVRKTFENQPPKPLGGVKISSDVDTPKKTELASEKKTASSHRKDGSKVTTVVATPGQGPDRPQEVSYADMKLIGNGSFGVVYQAKLCDTGELIAIKKVLQDKRFKNRELQIMRRLEHCNIVKLKYFFYSSGEKVAVPDAVSSLLNAMQSLEVAKDEVYLNLVLEYIPETVYKVARHYAKDEQTIPISFIKLYMYQLFRSLAYIHSLGICHRDIKPQNLLLDPKTGVLKLCDFGSAKHLVRGEPNVSYICSRYYRAPELIFGAIDYTTKIDVWSAGCVVAELLLGQPIFPGDSGVDQLVEIIKVLGTPTREQIREMNPNYTEFKFPQIKSHPWAKVFRACTPPDAISLVSRLLEYTPGARLSPLQACAHSFFDELREPNARLPNGRPLPPLFNFTEYELAIQPSLNDFLKPRAAPAPDAQAPAAPVAGAAPDHDAPGENAASGPSGGSPGAS comes from the exons ATGAGCGGACGCCCTAGGACCACGTCATTCGCCGAGGGCAGCAAATCCGTTCGAAAAACATTCGAAAATCAACCACCGAAACCATTAGGAGGAGTAAAAATTAGCA GCGACGTGGATACACCTAAAAAGACCGAGCTGGCTTCGGAAAAGAAAACTGCCTCCTCGCATC GCAAGGACGGCTCGAAGGTGACTACCGTGGTAGCGACGCCGGGGCAAGGCCCCGACAGGCCGCAGGAGGTGAGCTATGCCGACATGAAGCTCATCGGTAACGGCAGCTTCGGCGTCGTCTACCAGGCCAAGCTGTGCGACACTGGCGAGCTCATTGCCATCAAGAAGGTGCTCCAGGACAAAAGGTTTAAG AACCGAGAGCTGCAAATCATGCGACGACTGGAGCATTGTAATATTGTCAAGTTGAAATACTTCTTTTACTCAAGCGGAGAAAAG GTGGCAGTGCCCGACGCAGTTAGCTCTCTGCTAAACGCAATGCAGTCTCTAGAAGTCGCA AAAGATGAAGTGTACCTGAATTTGGTGCTGGAGTACATACCAGAGACAGTGTATAAAGTTGCACGTCATTACGCCAAAGATGAACAAACCATACCCATTAGTTTTATAAAG cTGTACATGTACCAGTTGTTCCGAAGCCTCGCGTACATCCACTCGCTGGGCATCTGCCACCGGGACATCAAGCCGCAGAACCTGCTGCTGGACCCGAAGACGGGCGTGCTGAAGCTGTGCGACTTCGGCTCGGCCAAGCACCTCGTGCGCGGCGAGCCCAACGTGTCCTACATCTGCTCGCGGTACTACCGCGCGCCGGAGCTCATCTTCGGCGCCATAGACTATACTACGAAAATTG ACGTATGGAGTGCAGGCTGCGTCGTCGCAGAGCTGTTGCTCGGACAGCCGATATTCCCCGGAGACTCCGGTGTAGACCAGCTCGTTGAAATTATCAAG GTTCTAGGTACTCCAACTCGAGAGCAAATACGCGAAATGAATCCTAACTACACAGAATTCAAGTTTCCACAAATCAAAAGTCATCCTTGGGCAAAG GTGTTCCGCGCGTGCACGCCGCCGGACGCCATCTCGCTGGTGTCGCGCCTGCTGGAGTACACGCCGGGCGCGCGCCTGTCGCCGCTGCAGGCGTGCGCGCACAGCTTCTTCGACGAGCTGCGCGAGCCCAACGCGCGCCTGCCCAACGGCCGCCCGCTGCCGCCGCTCTTCAACTTCACGGAGTACGAGCTGGCCATCCAGCCCTCGCTCAACGACTTCCTCAagccgcgcgccgcgcccgcgcccgacGCGCaggcgcccgccgcgcccgtcGCCGGCGCCGCGCCCGACCACGACGCGCCAG GCGAGAACGCGGCGAGTGGGCCCAGCGGCGGCTCCCCGGGCGCGTCGTAG
- the LOC113399119 gene encoding glycogen synthase kinase-3 beta isoform X7 yields the protein MLRRRGTYTVNADSGIRHGHTKTTELTTAVTNRVGKDGSKVTTVVATPGQGPDRPQEVSYADMKLIGNGSFGVVYQAKLCDTGELIAIKKVLQDKRFKNRELQIMRRLEHCNIVKLKYFFYSSGEKVAVPDAVSSLLNAMQSLEVAKDEVYLNLVLEYIPETVYKVARHYAKDEQTIPISFIKLYMYQLFRSLAYIHSLGICHRDIKPQNLLLDPKTGVLKLCDFGSAKHLVRGEPNVSYICSRYYRAPELIFGAIDYTTKIDVWSAGCVVAELLLGQPIFPGDSGVDQLVEIIKVLGTPTREQIREMNPNYTEFKFPQIKSHPWAKVFRACTPPDAISLVSRLLEYTPGARLSPLQACAHSFFDELREPNARLPNGRPLPPLFNFTEYELAIQPSLNDFLKPRAAPAPDAQAPAAPVAGAAPDHDAPGENAASGPSGGSPGAS from the exons atgctGCGGCGTCGAGGTACATATACGGTGAACGCTGATTCTGGGATACGTCATGGACATACTAAGACGACGGAGCTAACTACAGCTGTAACTAACCGAGTTG GCAAGGACGGCTCGAAGGTGACTACCGTGGTAGCGACGCCGGGGCAAGGCCCCGACAGGCCGCAGGAGGTGAGCTATGCCGACATGAAGCTCATCGGTAACGGCAGCTTCGGCGTCGTCTACCAGGCCAAGCTGTGCGACACTGGCGAGCTCATTGCCATCAAGAAGGTGCTCCAGGACAAAAGGTTTAAG AACCGAGAGCTGCAAATCATGCGACGACTGGAGCATTGTAATATTGTCAAGTTGAAATACTTCTTTTACTCAAGCGGAGAAAAG GTGGCAGTGCCCGACGCAGTTAGCTCTCTGCTAAACGCAATGCAGTCTCTAGAAGTCGCA AAAGATGAAGTGTACCTGAATTTGGTGCTGGAGTACATACCAGAGACAGTGTATAAAGTTGCACGTCATTACGCCAAAGATGAACAAACCATACCCATTAGTTTTATAAAG cTGTACATGTACCAGTTGTTCCGAAGCCTCGCGTACATCCACTCGCTGGGCATCTGCCACCGGGACATCAAGCCGCAGAACCTGCTGCTGGACCCGAAGACGGGCGTGCTGAAGCTGTGCGACTTCGGCTCGGCCAAGCACCTCGTGCGCGGCGAGCCCAACGTGTCCTACATCTGCTCGCGGTACTACCGCGCGCCGGAGCTCATCTTCGGCGCCATAGACTATACTACGAAAATTG ACGTATGGAGTGCAGGCTGCGTCGTCGCAGAGCTGTTGCTCGGACAGCCGATATTCCCCGGAGACTCCGGTGTAGACCAGCTCGTTGAAATTATCAAG GTTCTAGGTACTCCAACTCGAGAGCAAATACGCGAAATGAATCCTAACTACACAGAATTCAAGTTTCCACAAATCAAAAGTCATCCTTGGGCAAAG GTGTTCCGCGCGTGCACGCCGCCGGACGCCATCTCGCTGGTGTCGCGCCTGCTGGAGTACACGCCGGGCGCGCGCCTGTCGCCGCTGCAGGCGTGCGCGCACAGCTTCTTCGACGAGCTGCGCGAGCCCAACGCGCGCCTGCCCAACGGCCGCCCGCTGCCGCCGCTCTTCAACTTCACGGAGTACGAGCTGGCCATCCAGCCCTCGCTCAACGACTTCCTCAagccgcgcgccgcgcccgcgcccgacGCGCaggcgcccgccgcgcccgtcGCCGGCGCCGCGCCCGACCACGACGCGCCAG GCGAGAACGCGGCGAGTGGGCCCAGCGGCGGCTCCCCGGGCGCGTCGTAG
- the LOC113399119 gene encoding glycogen synthase kinase-3 beta isoform X4, with protein sequence MALRPVSEVAARSEPSLLRLLDTDKSGQLSRARHRLSSFCKKLRRSISKDGSKVTTVVATPGQGPDRPQEVSYADMKLIGNGSFGVVYQAKLCDTGELIAIKKVLQDKRFKNRELQIMRRLEHCNIVKLKYFFYSSGEKVAVPDAVSSLLNAMQSLEVAKDEVYLNLVLEYIPETVYKVARHYAKDEQTIPISFIKLYMYQLFRSLAYIHSLGICHRDIKPQNLLLDPKTGVLKLCDFGSAKHLVRGEPNVSYICSRYYRAPELIFGAIDYTTKIDVWSAGCVVAELLLGQPIFPGDSGVDQLVEIIKVLGTPTREQIREMNPNYTEFKFPQIKSHPWAKVFRACTPPDAISLVSRLLEYTPGARLSPLQACAHSFFDELREPNARLPNGRPLPPLFNFTEYELAIQPSLNDFLKPRAAPAPDAQAPAAPVAGAAPDHDAPGENAASGPSGGSPGAS encoded by the exons ATGGCCCTGCGGCCGGTCAGCGAGGTGGCTGCTCGCTCCGAGCCTTCACTGCTGCGTTTACTTGACACAGACAAAAGCGGCCAATTGAGCCGTGCGCGTCATCGCCTTTCTTCTTTTTGTAAGAAATTGCGGCGTTCCATTA GCAAGGACGGCTCGAAGGTGACTACCGTGGTAGCGACGCCGGGGCAAGGCCCCGACAGGCCGCAGGAGGTGAGCTATGCCGACATGAAGCTCATCGGTAACGGCAGCTTCGGCGTCGTCTACCAGGCCAAGCTGTGCGACACTGGCGAGCTCATTGCCATCAAGAAGGTGCTCCAGGACAAAAGGTTTAAG AACCGAGAGCTGCAAATCATGCGACGACTGGAGCATTGTAATATTGTCAAGTTGAAATACTTCTTTTACTCAAGCGGAGAAAAG GTGGCAGTGCCCGACGCAGTTAGCTCTCTGCTAAACGCAATGCAGTCTCTAGAAGTCGCA AAAGATGAAGTGTACCTGAATTTGGTGCTGGAGTACATACCAGAGACAGTGTATAAAGTTGCACGTCATTACGCCAAAGATGAACAAACCATACCCATTAGTTTTATAAAG cTGTACATGTACCAGTTGTTCCGAAGCCTCGCGTACATCCACTCGCTGGGCATCTGCCACCGGGACATCAAGCCGCAGAACCTGCTGCTGGACCCGAAGACGGGCGTGCTGAAGCTGTGCGACTTCGGCTCGGCCAAGCACCTCGTGCGCGGCGAGCCCAACGTGTCCTACATCTGCTCGCGGTACTACCGCGCGCCGGAGCTCATCTTCGGCGCCATAGACTATACTACGAAAATTG ACGTATGGAGTGCAGGCTGCGTCGTCGCAGAGCTGTTGCTCGGACAGCCGATATTCCCCGGAGACTCCGGTGTAGACCAGCTCGTTGAAATTATCAAG GTTCTAGGTACTCCAACTCGAGAGCAAATACGCGAAATGAATCCTAACTACACAGAATTCAAGTTTCCACAAATCAAAAGTCATCCTTGGGCAAAG GTGTTCCGCGCGTGCACGCCGCCGGACGCCATCTCGCTGGTGTCGCGCCTGCTGGAGTACACGCCGGGCGCGCGCCTGTCGCCGCTGCAGGCGTGCGCGCACAGCTTCTTCGACGAGCTGCGCGAGCCCAACGCGCGCCTGCCCAACGGCCGCCCGCTGCCGCCGCTCTTCAACTTCACGGAGTACGAGCTGGCCATCCAGCCCTCGCTCAACGACTTCCTCAagccgcgcgccgcgcccgcgcccgacGCGCaggcgcccgccgcgcccgtcGCCGGCGCCGCGCCCGACCACGACGCGCCAG GCGAGAACGCGGCGAGTGGGCCCAGCGGCGGCTCCCCGGGCGCGTCGTAG
- the LOC113399119 gene encoding glycogen synthase kinase-3 beta isoform X1 yields MALRPVSEVAARSEPSLLRLLDTDKSGQLSRARHRLSSFCKKLRRSISDVDTPKKTELASEKKTASSHRKDGSKVTTVVATPGQGPDRPQEVSYADMKLIGNGSFGVVYQAKLCDTGELIAIKKVLQDKRFKNRELQIMRRLEHCNIVKLKYFFYSSGEKVAVPDAVSSLLNAMQSLEVAKDEVYLNLVLEYIPETVYKVARHYAKDEQTIPISFIKLYMYQLFRSLAYIHSLGICHRDIKPQNLLLDPKTGVLKLCDFGSAKHLVRGEPNVSYICSRYYRAPELIFGAIDYTTKIDVWSAGCVVAELLLGQPIFPGDSGVDQLVEIIKVLGTPTREQIREMNPNYTEFKFPQIKSHPWAKVFRACTPPDAISLVSRLLEYTPGARLSPLQACAHSFFDELREPNARLPNGRPLPPLFNFTEYELAIQPSLNDFLKPRAAPAPDAQAPAAPVAGAAPDHDAPGENAASGPSGGSPGAS; encoded by the exons ATGGCCCTGCGGCCGGTCAGCGAGGTGGCTGCTCGCTCCGAGCCTTCACTGCTGCGTTTACTTGACACAGACAAAAGCGGCCAATTGAGCCGTGCGCGTCATCGCCTTTCTTCTTTTTGTAAGAAATTGCGGCGTTCCATTA GCGACGTGGATACACCTAAAAAGACCGAGCTGGCTTCGGAAAAGAAAACTGCCTCCTCGCATC GCAAGGACGGCTCGAAGGTGACTACCGTGGTAGCGACGCCGGGGCAAGGCCCCGACAGGCCGCAGGAGGTGAGCTATGCCGACATGAAGCTCATCGGTAACGGCAGCTTCGGCGTCGTCTACCAGGCCAAGCTGTGCGACACTGGCGAGCTCATTGCCATCAAGAAGGTGCTCCAGGACAAAAGGTTTAAG AACCGAGAGCTGCAAATCATGCGACGACTGGAGCATTGTAATATTGTCAAGTTGAAATACTTCTTTTACTCAAGCGGAGAAAAG GTGGCAGTGCCCGACGCAGTTAGCTCTCTGCTAAACGCAATGCAGTCTCTAGAAGTCGCA AAAGATGAAGTGTACCTGAATTTGGTGCTGGAGTACATACCAGAGACAGTGTATAAAGTTGCACGTCATTACGCCAAAGATGAACAAACCATACCCATTAGTTTTATAAAG cTGTACATGTACCAGTTGTTCCGAAGCCTCGCGTACATCCACTCGCTGGGCATCTGCCACCGGGACATCAAGCCGCAGAACCTGCTGCTGGACCCGAAGACGGGCGTGCTGAAGCTGTGCGACTTCGGCTCGGCCAAGCACCTCGTGCGCGGCGAGCCCAACGTGTCCTACATCTGCTCGCGGTACTACCGCGCGCCGGAGCTCATCTTCGGCGCCATAGACTATACTACGAAAATTG ACGTATGGAGTGCAGGCTGCGTCGTCGCAGAGCTGTTGCTCGGACAGCCGATATTCCCCGGAGACTCCGGTGTAGACCAGCTCGTTGAAATTATCAAG GTTCTAGGTACTCCAACTCGAGAGCAAATACGCGAAATGAATCCTAACTACACAGAATTCAAGTTTCCACAAATCAAAAGTCATCCTTGGGCAAAG GTGTTCCGCGCGTGCACGCCGCCGGACGCCATCTCGCTGGTGTCGCGCCTGCTGGAGTACACGCCGGGCGCGCGCCTGTCGCCGCTGCAGGCGTGCGCGCACAGCTTCTTCGACGAGCTGCGCGAGCCCAACGCGCGCCTGCCCAACGGCCGCCCGCTGCCGCCGCTCTTCAACTTCACGGAGTACGAGCTGGCCATCCAGCCCTCGCTCAACGACTTCCTCAagccgcgcgccgcgcccgcgcccgacGCGCaggcgcccgccgcgcccgtcGCCGGCGCCGCGCCCGACCACGACGCGCCAG GCGAGAACGCGGCGAGTGGGCCCAGCGGCGGCTCCCCGGGCGCGTCGTAG